The DNA sequence ACGTTATGAAAACTCAAAATTTTTAGCGTTTTTTCTACATCTTTTTTATTTACTACAACAAAAAAACCCATCCCCATGTTGAAAATATTAAACATTTCTTTATGATCAACATTTCCTTCTTTTTCGATAAATTGAAAAATACTAGGAACATTAATTAATTCTTCTTTAATATTTGCTGATATGTTATCTGGAAAACATCTAGGTAAATTTTCAATTATACCGCCTCCCGTGTTGTTTGCTAAACCTAAAACATCAACCTTCTCAATCAAATCCAAAATTGGATTTACATAAATTTTAGTTGGTTCCATTACAATATCCAAAATGCTTCTTCCATTTAGTTGTTCATGATAATGTTCAGGTTTTAAAACCTTGCGAACTAAAGAATAACCATTTGAGTGAATACCAGACGATTCAAGTGCAATAATTATATTCCCTGGTTTGATTTTACTTCCTAAAATTAATTTTTTCTTGTTACATATCCCTGTAGCCATTCCAGCCAAATCTAGGTCACCCGGTTTATACATATCTGACATTTCTGCTGTTTCCCCGCCTAAAAGTGCACAATCAATAGGATCTAAAGACTCAACAATGCTTTTTATAATAATTTCTATTTGATCGGGATTAACTTTGTGTGTGCCAATATAATCTAAAAAAAATAACGGTTTAGCACCGTGGCATATTAAATCATTAACACACATAGCAACCAAATCTTGTCCTATATTTTCTAAACGATTATGATTTAAAGCAATCATCAATTTAGTACCAACACCATCAGTTGAAGATAACAAAATAGGATTTTTAATTTTTAAATGACTAAAATCAAATGCCCCAGCAAACATTCCAATATTATTTTTAAAAACCCCGCGAACTTGTTTTTTTGCTATCTTTTTAATTCGGTTAACAACTTCATAACCAGCTTCGATATCAACACCTGATTTTTTATAACTATTTGTTTTCATTATTTACCTCGTTTTCACAATCATGCAATTTACTTGGATATTTTCCTGAAAAACAAGCAGTACATAAATTACCATTTTTAGTTCAACGGTCTAAGCTTTTTTGCAAGCCAT is a window from the Mycoplasma sp. (ex Biomphalaria glabrata) genome containing:
- the purM gene encoding phosphoribosylformylglycinamidine cyclo-ligase, which translates into the protein MKTNSYKKSGVDIEAGYEVVNRIKKIAKKQVRGVFKNNIGMFAGAFDFSHLKIKNPILLSSTDGVGTKLMIALNHNRLENIGQDLVAMCVNDLICHGAKPLFFLDYIGTHKVNPDQIEIIIKSIVESLDPIDCALLGGETAEMSDMYKPGDLDLAGMATGICNKKKLILGSKIKPGNIIIALESSGIHSNGYSLVRKVLKPEHYHEQLNGRSILDIVMEPTKIYVNPILDLIEKVDVLGLANNTGGGIIENLPRCFPDNISANIKEELINVPSIFQFIEKEGNVDHKEMFNIFNMGMGFFVVVNKKDVEKTLKILSFHNVKACQIGETITGNKTINILWK